The DNA window TCGGCTACAGCAAAGGTGTCTCTATGGGTTCAACTCTGTTACAGAGCGATGCCAGCGCCCCAGTGTTTATGTTGCAGACTGCGAAGGACCCCAACGGTGCCAACCTTGATCGCTTACAGGTGATTAAAGGCTGGGAAGATGCCGAAGGTGCAGTGCACGAGAAAGTCTTTAACGTCGCCTGGAGCAACCCTGAGCTGCGTTCAATGAATGCCACTGGTGACGTTGCGGATATCCCTTCCACTGTCGATGAAGCCAAGGCAACTTACAGCAACAAATACGGTGCTGTTGAATTGACTGCCCTGTGGCAGGATCCGGAGTTTATCCCGGAGCAGAAGGCCTTCTACTATGTTCGCGCTATTGAAGTGCCGTCGCCGCGATGGACGTCCTATGATGCGGCCAAGTTCGATGTTGAGATGGCGCCCTATGTTAAGCAAACCACTCAGGACCGTGCATACAGCTCGCCGATTTGGTATGAGCCCAGTGACTAGTAGCTAGAAGCGAGCAAATAGTCTAATTAGTACGAATAGTACGAAAAAAACCAGGCCATGAGCAGAGAGTGGCCTGGTTTTTTGTTGCCTATTACTTTTTAGAGCTTAAAATTTAAAGCTAAACGACTAACGCTTAAAAGTAGCGTTTGACCTCGGCCAATACTCCACGACCTTCACCGACAAAGTATCTATAGCTACCAAAACCGTAGTCTGCACGGTCGGCAATACGCTCATCCGTCAGGTTGGTGACTCTCAGGCGCAGATCCCATTGCTCATAACGCCGCTGAACGGTGAAGTTCACCACATCGTGGCCAGCGTACTGATGGTCGTTGGCCGGATCCAGGAAGTAGTCGCCGAGATAAACCCATTCCAACTCAGCACTGAGTGTTTCGCTGGGCGTATACAGCAGCTGGGCGCTGCCCTGAGTTCGCGGTGCTGTGTCTATGTCGTTACCATTAATACTGGCTCCGTTGATCAGGCCATTCTGCTCATAGAGATGCTTTGCCCAGTTGCTGGCTGCGGCGATTTGCCAAGCGGGGTTGATGGCGTAGCTAAGCTGGAGTTCGATTCCTCGGTGGCTGGTTTCACCATTGCTGACGACAAAACCAGCAGAATCTTTAATGATCACCTGCTCTTTGTCCATGCTGTAAATGTTCAGCTCGGCGGCGAGATTGTCTTGGCGAAAGCGGAGTCCTGCTTCAATGCTGTCCAGCTGTTCGGGCTTGATATCGGCCACGGCTTGCTCGCGCTGCAGACGATAGATCTCATTGATCTGCGGTGCGCGATAGGCGCTGGCTAAGCGTGCATAAGCGGAGAGGTTGTCGCTAAAGCTGTAGTCTGCTCCTAGGTGAAAGTTGACATTGTTGGTACTGTCGGAGCGGTCTTCAGGGCGGTAGTAGCGACAGGTGCCATCTGCGGAATTACAGTCGCTGCCATCATCTCTGGTAGTGCCAGAGAGCATATTGTTCTCATAGTCGTAATTGAGATATTCATAACGCAGCCCCATTTCAGTGGTCAGCTGGTCGCTGAGCTGCCATTCGAGATTGGCGAACAGTGCGATCTGCTGGCTGTCCACTTCAAAGTCATAGTGCTGGCCCAGAAAGCGCACATTGTTGGCGACGCCCAGTGCATTGGCTTGAAATTCTTCGACCCACATACTGGCCCATTCAACATCTGTGCCTAGCCATAGGGTGGTATCCGTGGCGAGACTGGTCTGATAGCTAGACTGCACACCGGCACTGGTTTGACCATTCTTTTCTTCTGGCTGACCCGGTAGATAGTGCTGCAAAAACGTCATCTCACTCTTGCGAACGTAGGGCGTTATATGCCATTGGTCGCCCGCACCGGAGGCGCCGCTGATGCGCGTAGAGAGGCGCATGGCTTGACCATCGCGAAAGGCTTCTGGGTTGGGATTGGCTTTCCAAGCAGCGGAGTCTTTATAGGAGCCTTTAACGTTGATATAGCCGGCGGTCTCTTGATTGAGATTGATCAGGGCCAGATGAGTGTCGGTACTCACCTCAGAACCGCTCCAGCTGTGCTTGAGTGAGAGCTTTTGCTGATCAAAGCCAGCCTCGTCTTTAAAGCCTTTGTCGGTGACACCATTGGCAGCGATCTGCCAAGTTTGGTTGCCACGCTGCTCGCGCCAGCCCAACTTGACACGATTGTAGTCGTGGCTGCCGCTTTCTAAAGATAGATAGTTGCGCTGAATATCGGCGGAGAGGCTGTTGATAACCCCATGCATGGCATTAGAACCGTAGAACACAGTGCCGGGGCCGCGCCAGATTTCCAGTCCAGAGGCCTGTTCACTATTCACTTCAAAGAGCTGGTTAACATTGCACATGCCGGTGGGACGGATCGGTAGGCCATCTTCAGTGGTGAGAATTTCGGCACAGCTGCCAGCGCCGGTAAAGACTGGAGAGCGCACGGCGGCGAGCAGTTCCTGACCATTGCCACGACTGAGCCAAACGCCGGGAATGCGCGCGGCGGACTCATTGATGTGGGCGTGACCGATACGCTGCAGCTGTTCTGCTGAGACCTGCCCAGCGGCGCCTATCAGCTGGCTGAGGTTCTGTTCACTGCGGCGGCCGGTGACTACAACGGTTTCTATAATGCTGTCTGCCTGGTCGGCAGAGGAAGGGTCTGCGGCAGCGAAGTGGGGCATCAGAAAGCTTAAGCTGAGTGCCGAAATAATTGCTTTCATAGATGTCAGTAGCCCTTGAGGTATTTTTTTAGTGCCAGCAGTCTTTAGTAAAGGATGCATAAGTGCAACCCAGTTTATGACTGTCCGGTTTACGAAAAGTCGCCATTATTAGGCCAAATGGCAGCCAGCTTTCGTAGATAGAGCATATCTTAATAAGAGGTAGTCGATGTGGCCATCGCGCTTTCTAAATTGAACAAGTATTTTGTTGTAGAGAAATTAATTTATCACTCGATAGATTTAAGTCTTTATCAGGTGTCAGCGATTATCGATGGCGTCGAGCACTATGTCGCCGATGAGCGGGGCAATCTGTTGCGCGCGACCAAGTTGCTGGAATTACAGAAGCAGCTGAGAAAAGTGTCCGCCGAAAACACTGTGCTGCGCCAGACCAGCGCCTATGATGAGATGATTGGCGGGCCGGAGAAGGGCGAGTCCAATGCTCTTGAGGTGCCCTTGGCGGACAATCAGCTCTATTGAGCCAGTGAATGTTGGCGCAGGAAAACCTATCTCGGCACTTTTGACCCTTGTCTATTTTTGCGAGCAGTGCATAATCCCGCCATTCAAAACCTGCGTCCTATTTTTTGTTTAACCCTTATCCGGTGACTCCGTGCCAACCAGCCAATCCAGTGACAACCTGACTAACCATTCTATTGATGCGCCGCAACTTGCCGAGTCGCCACCAATTGAGCAAGAGCCGCTAGCTGAAACGCCGAAAAAAATGTCGACGTTGCTGTCATTGGTGCAGTTTTTTAAACCCTATAAATTACAGGTCTGGGTGTTTCTCGCTGCTTTAGTATTTACTGCGGGCATCACATTGTCTATAGGCCAGGGGCTGCGTCTGGTAATCGATCAGGGTTTTGCCCAGCAATCCCTCAGTCACCTCAATCAGGCGATTATGTTTATTGTAATTGCCTCTGTGTTGATGGCCATGGGCACCTATATACGTTTTTATCTGATCTCCTGGCTGGGTGAACGGGTAACTGCGGATCTGCGAAAAGCGGTGTTCAATCATATAGTGGCACTGCACCCCGCATTTTTTGAGACCAATCGCAGTGGCGATATTATGTCGCGACTGACTTCTGACACCACCTTATTGCAATCCATTATCGGTTCTTCGGCTTCCATTGCCCTGCGCAGTGCGATCAGCTTTACAGGTGCCCTGATTATGTTGCTGGTGACCAACTTTAAGCTGTCATTGATGATTATTGTCGCCGTGCCGCTGGTGCTGATGCCGATCCTAATTTTTGGTCGCAAAGTGCGCAAGCTCTCCCGAGACAGTCAGGATTCGATTGCCGATGTCGGCAGTTACGCTGGGGAAATTATCCAGCATATCAAGACTGTGCAGAGTTTTACCCATGAAGAGCAGGAAAAAACCGCTTTTGGCACTGAGGTTGAACGGGCCTTTTTAATTGCCCGCACACGTGTGCGTCAGCGTGCAGTGTTGATGGCAGTGGTGATTCTGCTAGTGTTCGGCGCGCTCTCAGGAATGCTCTGGGTCGGCGGCAGTGATGTGATTAACGGCAAGATGAGCGGCGGCGATCTTGGCGCCTTTATTTTCTATGCCATTTTGATGGCCACCGGTGTGGCCTCATTGTCCGAGGTCTATGGCGAACTGCAGCGCGCAGCCGGTGCCACTGACCGATTAATGGAGCTACTCCATGCTGATAATCAGATTTTGCTTCCGGAACAGCCGCTGGCGGGTGTTGAGCAGTTGCCAGCGCAGCTTGAGCTTAAACATGTCCGTTTCTGTTATCCCTCACGGCCAGAGCAGCCGGCACTGGATGATTTTTCTCTGACCATTGAAGAGGGCGCCATTGTTGCTCTGGTGGGGCCCTCAGGTGCGGGCAAGTCAACACTGTTTGATTTGATTCAGCGCTTTTATGATCCTCAGCAGGGTGAGCTCTGTTTTGGCGATATTAATATTCGCCAGATGACACCAACCCAGCTGCGCGAGCAGATTGCGGTGGTTCAGCAACAGCCGACTCTGTTTACCGGTGATGTGATGTATAACATTCGCTACGGTAATAGTGACGCCACCGACGAGCAGGTTATTGCAGCGGCCAAGGCGGCTCATGCGGATGACTTTATCAGTCAACTTCCCGATGGCTATCACAGCGATTTAGGAGAGCAGGGGGTACGCCTCTCCGGCGGTCAGCGTCAGCGTGTTGCCATAGCCCGGGCGCTATTAAAAGATCCACGTATTCTGCTGTTGGATGAGGCCACCAGTGCCTTGGATGCAGAGAGTGAATATAAGGTGCAGCTGGCGCTGGATAAGTTAATGAAAGGCCGCACTACTGTCATTATTGCTCATCGTTTGGCAACTATTCTCCATGCCGACACCATTGTAGTGATGGATCAGGGCAAGAAAGTCGCTCAGGGAAGTCACCAGGAACTAATTGCCTCTAGTTCGCTGTATGCGCGATTGGCTGAATTGCAGTTTTCGCTAGATAGTGCAGAGTGATCGTCTCTGTGAGCTAAAACGTAATTTAAATTAGGTAACAATAAATGCACCGCAGCCCTTTGAGTAGAGTGCATAAAATAATAAAAAAGACTCTTGCTATGAAAATGATTTTGACTATAACCAGCCTACTGCTGCTGTCTGCCTGCGGTTTAAACTCCCCAGAACAGCCGGTTCCAATAAACCTTCCCCAATTCAAAATCCAAACCACCACTGGTATTTCCCAGGGTCGTCTCTATGCCAGTGCCGATGAGGAAGCTGGTGCTGAGGTGGTTAGCTGGTTTGATATTCCCTATGCCCAGGCCCCAATTGGCGATCTGCGCTGGCGTGCCCCTCGCGAGCTAGCTGCCCCAGAGCAGCTGATTGTCGAGCGAGAGGATACCGCCTGTGTGCAGCAGGCGAGTCGCTATGGCGGTGTCGAAGGTGGCGCTGAGGGTGTTATTGGCTCGGAGGATTGTCTGTTTTTGGATATCCGTGCGCCAAAAGATTTCGCCGTTAATAAATATCCGGTGATGCTGTGGATTCACGGTGGTAGTAATACCACAGGCTTAAAAGATTATTACGATTACAGCAAGCTGGCAGCGCGGAAAGATGTTGTGGTTGTGGCGATTAATTATCGTCTGGGTGCTCTGGGATGGTTCACCCATCCGGCGATTCAGGGACAGCACACCGGTGAAGATCAGACGTCCAATTTCGGTCATCTGGATATCATCCAGTCGCTGAAATGGGTGCGCGACAATATAGCGGGCTTTGGCGGCGATGCAGGTAATGTGACTGTATTTGGTGAATCTGCTGGAGCGCACAATGTCTATGCGCTGCTGGCTTCACCTCTGGCCAAGGGTTTGTTTCACCGTGCTATTGCGCAATCCGGTTACACAGCCACTAGCAGTTTAGACAGCGCCTATAATCTCAATGGCGTTGACACCTTTGTTACCCGGGGTGCCTGGCAGATAACTCAGAAGCTGTTGGCTCGGCAGGGTGTCAGTGAATCTGATCTGTCAGGTGATGCAATGCGCCAACGCTTAAAAAGCGTTGATGCTCGCCAATTGATTGGCCTCTACACCGACAAGCCAGATACCGTTGACTACTCGCCTTTAACCACTGCTGACGGCATTGTGATTCCCAAGGTGGGTATGGCCGCGGCCTTGGCTGATCCGCAATACGCGAAAAATGTCCCGGTGATATCCGGAGCCAATAAAGATGAAGTCACTCTCTGGTTTGCCCTGCATCGCTACTTTATGCAGACCAGCTACCCATTCACCAAGCTGCTGCCGCCAAAGGTTACGATCAAAGATCCACAGCTGTATAACTTTTGGGTGCGAACTCGCTCTCAGGCCTGGAAGGCACGTGGTGTGGACGAGCCCTTAAGTGCTATGGAGCAGGCGGGATACGATCAACTGTATAACTACCGTTTTGACTGGGACGATCAGAAGAAGTCATTCTTTATCGACTTTCCATCTATTTTTGGTGCCGCTCACGGTACCGATATCTCCTTTGTGACCGGTGATTTTAAGTACGGCCCTGTGACTTCCTATATCTATCCAGAGAGTGAAGCTCGGGATCAGATGGAACGCACGTTTATCAATGTCTGGGGTGACTTTGCTCTCTCGGGGATTCCGGACCAGTCTCTCGACTTTGAATGGCAACGCTACAACAGCAAGACCAAACCCTATGTGCGCTTAGATCGAGATGAGTTCTTGGGGCTGCAATTTGAGACTGAAACCCTGGACACATTGCTCGCGGGAATCGCTGCTGATACCAATGCCAGCCATCTGGAAAAGTGTCTGCTAGTTTGGGAGACCCTGATCAATATAGGTAACGCTGATATTGCCCGCTATCAGTCTTGGAACAACGGTCAGTGCGAACAGTTAAATGCCCGTGGCGAGCAAGAACGGATCGCCTTAGATTTGATTAAAGAGTTTGGCACCTCATCAGTCCTTTAGCCGTGACCCTACCATTAGCGAGAAATAACGATGACTGAGAAAGCTGTTCAACCATTGCGGCCGCTGCACTGGGCCATTGATTCTATGCAGCTGCCGAGAAGCTGGGTGAAGCGGTTTTTTCTATTTTTATTAAGCGCCTTTTTTACCTATGCTGGGTTCCATCACCTGTTGGCACCAGACTTCTATGTCAGCATTATGCCGCCGTGGATACCCGGGCATCTGGCCTTGGTTTATATCAGCGGTGTCTTTGAGATTATGGGGGGCATTGGTGTTTTAATTCCCCGTTTTCGTGCGCTGGCTGGTATTGGGCTAGTGGCCTTATTAATTGCGGTGTATCCGGCTAATCTGTATATGGCCTTTAACCCGGAACTGTTTCCGGACATTCCTGTTGTTGCCCTCTATGTGCGTTTGGCGTTGCAGTTTGTCGCCTTTTACTGGGCTTATTCTGTGACTAGGCCAGATTCTGCTGCTGCGGATTAAGCTGCTTCGGTTGTCTGTTAGGGTACTGATCTGATATTGCCTTGAGGTCAGCTTAGGCTACGCTTAAAGCATTAAATAGATCGGAACCTGAGTATGGAAGCTCAAGCAGATACGTTCTCCAACCTTCTCTTTACCGCCTCTGGAAGGCTTCGGGCCAGTGTCGAACTCCGGCAACTTAAAACCGCTGGCAGGCCCTCAATGTGAATCCAGATGCCATGATGTGTGCCGGTGGTGCCTGATAAGTGCAGGAGCTGAGGTCCTCGGCTATGGCGAGTGATGAACAGGATTGATTGGCCTTGCTACTCGCCGCTGCCAATCGCGGTAGAGGGCGCTCTGTGTGGATGTGCAATTCTACGAGCTGATAGGACCCGCAACCGCCGATAATCGCCAATATACTGTAGTCCGGTTGTCTGCTCCCTGCTGCCGGAAATTAGCAATTCCGCCTTAGTTTGGAGGGTTTTAACCTTTCTCTTGATCATAGACCATATGGTCATTGATTAAGGTTTACAGCAAGGACGGCTAGCTCCTACAGTGCTGAATGTAAGTATAATTATCTTTTACATTCTAGGGAGAATGGTCGTGAGCGTATACAAAGTACCGCAGAAGGAATTGGCATTTATCTTTGATGAGATTATTAACTATTCTGAAATTTGCAGCATGCCAGGATTCGAAGACGCAAGTCGCGATATGGTTGATGTGGTGCTGCCAGAAGCAGCCAAATTTTTCGAAGACGTAGTCGCGCCGACCAATCATGAAACTGACAAACACCCAGCCTTTTTGAAAGATGGCGAGGTGGTGACTTCTCCTGGATTAGATCCCATCTACCGACAGATGGTTGACGCTGGCTGGTGCTGTCTCAATGGCGATAGCGATTATGGCGGCGCTGGTTTCCCCAGTGTTGTCGATCTTGCCGTTCAGGAAATGCTGCAGACCGCCAACTGCGGTTTTAGCTTGTTGCCTATGCTGTCTCGCGGTGTGGTCCATGCTCTCAATCAGTATGGCAGCGATGAACAGAAAGAGACCTATCTGGGCAATCTGATTTCAGGCGCCTGGTCAGGCACTATGAATCTCACTGAGCCGCAGGCTGGTAGTGATCTGTCGGCAGTGAAAACCAAGGCCGTCTTAAATGGCGACCACTATTTGATCAGTGGCCAGAAAATCTACATCACTTGGGGCGACCACAGCTGCGCCGATAATATTATTCACCTGGTCTTAGCCCGTCGTCCTGATGCCCCAGAAGGCAATCAGGGTATCTCGCTATTTCTGGTGCCCAAGTTTTTGGTAAATGCCGATGGCAGTCTGGGTGAGCGCAATGACGTTAAGCCAGTTGGTGTTGAGCACAAGTTAGGGATTCATTCGAGCCCCACCTGTACTCTGGCCTTTGGCGATAACGGCGGTGCAGTTGGCTACTTGGTTGGCGAAGAAAATAAAGGCCTGCAGTGCATGTTCACCATGATGAACAATGCCCGCCTGTCGGTTGGCCATCAGGGTGTGTCCCTGGGCGAGCGCGCTTATCAGCAGGCTGTCGCCTATGCTACGGATCGGGTTCAGGGCCGAGCCTCTGGTGTCGAAGGTCGTGCGGCGATTATTCACCACCCAGACGTTAAGCGCATGCTGATGCAAATGCGTGCATTGACTGAAGGTGGTCGAGCCATGTCTTACTACGCGATTGCGGCAGAGGATCGCAGTTCTCATCACCCGGACGAGGAGGTCCGTGCACAGAGTGCACAGATGGTCGAGCTTTTGACGCCATTGGTTAAAGGCTGGTGTACTGAAGTCGCTATGGAGAGTACCTCGTTAGGTGTTCAGGTCCACGGCGGCATGGGCTTTATTGAAGAGACTGGTGCGGCACAGCACATGCGCGATGCGCGTATTTTGCCGATCTATGAAGGCACCAATGGGATTCAGGCATTAGATTTTATTGGCCGTAAATGCTTGCGTGACGGTGGCGCAGTGGTAAAGGTGCTACTGGCTGACATGCAGGCAACTGTGGACCAGTTGGCGGCAGCCCATGGCAGCGTGGTTAACTTGCGCAATCGACTGCGACATTCAATTGAGCAGTGTCAAGAAGCGCTCAACTACGTTTTAGAAAACAGCAGTGATTCTCAGGGTATCGCGTACAACTTTATGATGATCTACGGAAATACGGTTTCTTACTGGTTGTTGGTGAAATTGGCAGCTGCGGCTCAGGATCGATTGGCCGCTGGCGCGACCGACCGTTTTTATAACCAGAAAATCGCTACGGCAGAATTTTTCTCAACGCAAATATTGCCGCGCAACAGCGGCTATTTGGCTACGTTGATCCTGGGGGCTGACAGTTTTGATGCCCTTGAGCCCGCAGATTTTTTGCAGGCTTAGTCCCGTAAGTATGGTGCTTAGCGCGCGCTTGTGGGATAGTTCGCAACGTTTCATAGTCAATGAGTATCTAAGAGAGAAAGTAAGCATGAAGGAGGATAGGTTTTAGGGATGGAATCCTAGGCGGTTGTAACTAACGCAGATAACTAGAAAAATAAAGCAACAGATTTTCAAAAAAGACTAATTCCCAGGGGGGAAATATGAACAGAGTACTAAAGAAGTCGCTTTTAGCCTTAGCCATTACCGCTAGTGCCGGCGCAGTTAACGCGGCAATGTTGGAAGAAATCGTAGTTACTGCACAGCAGCGTGCAGAGTCACTGCAGGACGTTCCCGTTTCAGTTGCAGCCGTAACTGCTGAAAAAATGTCCAATGCAGGTATTGTCGATCTTCAGGGCTTGTCTGAGTTAGTGCCTAACTTCAGCATCAACGAAACTGGCATCTCCACCACTGTTACTATCCGCGGCATCAGCTCCGGTATTAATCCTGGCTTTGAGCAGTCTGTAGGTATCTACAACGACGGTATTTTTTACGGTCGCGATCAGCTGGCTCGAATCCCGATGATTGATATGGAGCGTGTCGAAATACTGCGTGGTCCACAGGGTATCTTATTCGGTAAAAACAGTATTGCTGGTGCCGTTAGCCAGATCAGTGCCAAGCCTACAGATGAGTTCGAAGGTTCGGTTACAGCATTGTATGAGCCAGATCATGGCGAGCAAGACTTACGTTTAATGTTGTCTGGCCCGATCAGTGAAAATGTCAGCGGTCGTATCGCTATTCTCGATCGCACTCTGGACGGTTATGTGTTTAACACTGTATCTGGTCAGGATGAGCAGCGTGAAGAAGAGCAGGTTATCCGCGCTTCTCTGCGTTGGGATGTCAGTGAAGATGTCGCGGCAAACCTGAAAGTATCGCGCTCAACCTTCGATACTGTCGGTCGTAATATGGAAGTCTATAACAGCATTGGTACGCCAGATCATATCTCCGTGCTGAATAGCATTCCATCTGCTGCTGTTGCCTCTCCGGTTGAATCTGGTCTTAACTACAGCGCCGACAACAATGGCCATTTCAGTGATAACGAAGTCAGCGATGTGACTTTGACTGTAGACTGGGATATGGACGGCTTCTCTCTGACATCCGTAACTGGCTTTGTTGAATATGAATTTGACGAGAACTGTGACTGTGACTTCTCTGGTGCCGCTATTTTTGACGCAGCGCGTCAGGAAGAGTACGAGCAGTTTAGCCAAGAATTCCGTTTCACCTCAGATCTTGGCGGAGACTTTGACTATATCGGCGGGCTGTTCTTTCAGTCAACTGAGTTAAAGTACAACGATCAAATTAGCCTGCCTACTCCAACGCTAATTGGCGATGTACTCGCTGGACTGGCTCCAGCTCTGGCGCCTTTTGCTCCTGGCGCATCCACTGATCGTAGCTTTAATCAGGAAGGCGATCTTTGGGCTGCTTTTGCTCAGGGCACTTGGACATTAACTGACGAACTGCGATTGACTGTAGGTGGTCGTTATACCCAAGAAACCAAGGATGCGGATCGCACGCAACAGC is part of the SAR92 clade bacterium H455 genome and encodes:
- a CDS encoding carboxylesterase family protein, giving the protein MKMILTITSLLLLSACGLNSPEQPVPINLPQFKIQTTTGISQGRLYASADEEAGAEVVSWFDIPYAQAPIGDLRWRAPRELAAPEQLIVEREDTACVQQASRYGGVEGGAEGVIGSEDCLFLDIRAPKDFAVNKYPVMLWIHGGSNTTGLKDYYDYSKLAARKDVVVVAINYRLGALGWFTHPAIQGQHTGEDQTSNFGHLDIIQSLKWVRDNIAGFGGDAGNVTVFGESAGAHNVYALLASPLAKGLFHRAIAQSGYTATSSLDSAYNLNGVDTFVTRGAWQITQKLLARQGVSESDLSGDAMRQRLKSVDARQLIGLYTDKPDTVDYSPLTTADGIVIPKVGMAAALADPQYAKNVPVISGANKDEVTLWFALHRYFMQTSYPFTKLLPPKVTIKDPQLYNFWVRTRSQAWKARGVDEPLSAMEQAGYDQLYNYRFDWDDQKKSFFIDFPSIFGAAHGTDISFVTGDFKYGPVTSYIYPESEARDQMERTFINVWGDFALSGIPDQSLDFEWQRYNSKTKPYVRLDRDEFLGLQFETETLDTLLAGIAADTNASHLEKCLLVWETLINIGNADIARYQSWNNGQCEQLNARGEQERIALDLIKEFGTSSVL
- a CDS encoding TonB-dependent receptor, producing MNRVLKKSLLALAITASAGAVNAAMLEEIVVTAQQRAESLQDVPVSVAAVTAEKMSNAGIVDLQGLSELVPNFSINETGISTTVTIRGISSGINPGFEQSVGIYNDGIFYGRDQLARIPMIDMERVEILRGPQGILFGKNSIAGAVSQISAKPTDEFEGSVTALYEPDHGEQDLRLMLSGPISENVSGRIAILDRTLDGYVFNTVSGQDEQREEEQVIRASLRWDVSEDVAANLKVSRSTFDTVGRNMEVYNSIGTPDHISVLNSIPSAAVASPVESGLNYSADNNGHFSDNEVSDVTLTVDWDMDGFSLTSVTGFVEYEFDENCDCDFSGAAIFDAARQEEYEQFSQEFRFTSDLGGDFDYIGGLFFQSTELKYNDQISLPTPTLIGDVLAGLAPALAPFAPGASTDRSFNQEGDLWAAFAQGTWTLTDELRLTVGGRYTQETKDADRTQQHKAVAAFGGQYQSPVVVDPISGAYNALWGIFAIEPYETIVGELDDSSFTPVVTVEWDANEDTMAYLTWTKGFKSGGFDARSNGHPDAAVANAGNPISGNPITGSWEFDREEATSIELGSKMTLADGAAELNIALYMTEYSDLQVSQFDGTLGFNVTNAGEATVQGLEADGRWAVSDNITLTGSAAYLDFNYDKFPNSQCYFGQTPDSADFAGLCDVEGQRKEYTPELQANIGAAWMGDVGEGLVLNASVDLVYMDDYLYASNLDPRTKQDATTQVSARIAISDSEGAWEVALLGRNLTDETVINFGGNTPLGGTLTGGAGNSYYAFVNRPLNIALQARYSF
- a CDS encoding DoxX family protein; the encoded protein is MTEKAVQPLRPLHWAIDSMQLPRSWVKRFFLFLLSAFFTYAGFHHLLAPDFYVSIMPPWIPGHLALVYISGVFEIMGGIGVLIPRFRALAGIGLVALLIAVYPANLYMAFNPELFPDIPVVALYVRLALQFVAFYWAYSVTRPDSAAAD
- a CDS encoding TonB-dependent receptor, whose translation is MKAIISALSLSFLMPHFAAADPSSADQADSIIETVVVTGRRSEQNLSQLIGAAGQVSAEQLQRIGHAHINESAARIPGVWLSRGNGQELLAAVRSPVFTGAGSCAEILTTEDGLPIRPTGMCNVNQLFEVNSEQASGLEIWRGPGTVFYGSNAMHGVINSLSADIQRNYLSLESGSHDYNRVKLGWREQRGNQTWQIAANGVTDKGFKDEAGFDQQKLSLKHSWSGSEVSTDTHLALINLNQETAGYINVKGSYKDSAAWKANPNPEAFRDGQAMRLSTRISGASGAGDQWHITPYVRKSEMTFLQHYLPGQPEEKNGQTSAGVQSSYQTSLATDTTLWLGTDVEWASMWVEEFQANALGVANNVRFLGQHYDFEVDSQQIALFANLEWQLSDQLTTEMGLRYEYLNYDYENNMLSGTTRDDGSDCNSADGTCRYYRPEDRSDSTNNVNFHLGADYSFSDNLSAYARLASAYRAPQINEIYRLQREQAVADIKPEQLDSIEAGLRFRQDNLAAELNIYSMDKEQVIIKDSAGFVVSNGETSHRGIELQLSYAINPAWQIAAASNWAKHLYEQNGLINGASINGNDIDTAPRTQGSAQLLYTPSETLSAELEWVYLGDYFLDPANDHQYAGHDVVNFTVQRRYEQWDLRLRVTNLTDERIADRADYGFGSYRYFVGEGRGVLAEVKRYF
- a CDS encoding DUF6482 family protein; the encoded protein is MAIALSKLNKYFVVEKLIYHSIDLSLYQVSAIIDGVEHYVADERGNLLRATKLLELQKQLRKVSAENTVLRQTSAYDEMIGGPEKGESNALEVPLADNQLY
- a CDS encoding acyl-CoA dehydrogenase encodes the protein MSVYKVPQKELAFIFDEIINYSEICSMPGFEDASRDMVDVVLPEAAKFFEDVVAPTNHETDKHPAFLKDGEVVTSPGLDPIYRQMVDAGWCCLNGDSDYGGAGFPSVVDLAVQEMLQTANCGFSLLPMLSRGVVHALNQYGSDEQKETYLGNLISGAWSGTMNLTEPQAGSDLSAVKTKAVLNGDHYLISGQKIYITWGDHSCADNIIHLVLARRPDAPEGNQGISLFLVPKFLVNADGSLGERNDVKPVGVEHKLGIHSSPTCTLAFGDNGGAVGYLVGEENKGLQCMFTMMNNARLSVGHQGVSLGERAYQQAVAYATDRVQGRASGVEGRAAIIHHPDVKRMLMQMRALTEGGRAMSYYAIAAEDRSSHHPDEEVRAQSAQMVELLTPLVKGWCTEVAMESTSLGVQVHGGMGFIEETGAAQHMRDARILPIYEGTNGIQALDFIGRKCLRDGGAVVKVLLADMQATVDQLAAAHGSVVNLRNRLRHSIEQCQEALNYVLENSSDSQGIAYNFMMIYGNTVSYWLLVKLAAAAQDRLAAGATDRFYNQKIATAEFFSTQILPRNSGYLATLILGADSFDALEPADFLQA
- a CDS encoding ABC transporter transmembrane domain-containing protein; amino-acid sequence: MSTLLSLVQFFKPYKLQVWVFLAALVFTAGITLSIGQGLRLVIDQGFAQQSLSHLNQAIMFIVIASVLMAMGTYIRFYLISWLGERVTADLRKAVFNHIVALHPAFFETNRSGDIMSRLTSDTTLLQSIIGSSASIALRSAISFTGALIMLLVTNFKLSLMIIVAVPLVLMPILIFGRKVRKLSRDSQDSIADVGSYAGEIIQHIKTVQSFTHEEQEKTAFGTEVERAFLIARTRVRQRAVLMAVVILLVFGALSGMLWVGGSDVINGKMSGGDLGAFIFYAILMATGVASLSEVYGELQRAAGATDRLMELLHADNQILLPEQPLAGVEQLPAQLELKHVRFCYPSRPEQPALDDFSLTIEEGAIVALVGPSGAGKSTLFDLIQRFYDPQQGELCFGDINIRQMTPTQLREQIAVVQQQPTLFTGDVMYNIRYGNSDATDEQVIAAAKAAHADDFISQLPDGYHSDLGEQGVRLSGGQRQRVAIARALLKDPRILLLDEATSALDAESEYKVQLALDKLMKGRTTVIIAHRLATILHADTIVVMDQGKKVAQGSHQELIASSSLYARLAELQFSLDSAE